A window from Proteiniborus sp. DW1 encodes these proteins:
- a CDS encoding SAM-dependent methyltransferase, with product MESIGLLIEDIIRSEKVIYAVLSNVKKKSQATFNKVNIKPVLIKDEKKFQFTYEYESKVIHKNLDSYEAILEINNLLNEYFRQAMIFTIEADYQILISKKGKATVLKKKPTKETIDLSHNRKKTYIIEEGKPNDFLIRLGVMNEKGKVFSKKHDKFKQINRFLEMVADVIPKIRTDKELNIVDFGCGKSYLTFALYHYLVDILKLNVNIIGLDLKQDVIKFCNEVACDLNYDRLKFIYGDIKDFKEMDKVDMVVTLHACDTATDAALVKAVNWDAQAILSVPCCQHELFDIIHNPIMIPMEKHGIIREKLSSLVTDSIRANILEILGYSTQLLEFIDMEHTPKNILIRAIKTPHPNKDAISQYLDFKKFWHIQELYIEKALGERLKKHFSQ from the coding sequence ATGGAAAGTATAGGTTTGTTGATAGAAGATATAATAAGAAGCGAAAAGGTTATTTATGCTGTACTGAGTAATGTTAAAAAGAAAAGTCAAGCTACTTTCAATAAAGTCAACATAAAACCAGTACTGATAAAAGATGAAAAGAAATTTCAATTTACTTACGAATATGAAAGCAAGGTTATTCATAAGAATCTAGACTCTTATGAAGCTATTCTGGAAATCAATAACTTGTTAAATGAATATTTTAGACAGGCTATGATTTTTACAATAGAGGCAGATTATCAAATATTAATTAGCAAAAAAGGTAAAGCTACAGTACTAAAAAAGAAGCCTACAAAAGAAACTATAGATCTAAGCCATAATAGAAAGAAGACTTATATTATTGAGGAAGGTAAGCCAAATGATTTTCTCATAAGACTTGGTGTGATGAATGAAAAAGGAAAAGTCTTTTCAAAAAAACATGATAAATTTAAACAAATTAATAGATTTCTAGAAATGGTTGCAGATGTTATACCAAAAATAAGGACTGATAAAGAACTTAATATTGTTGACTTTGGATGTGGAAAGTCTTATTTAACCTTTGCCTTATATCATTATTTAGTGGATATTCTTAAGCTTAATGTAAATATTATTGGTCTAGATTTAAAACAAGATGTTATAAAATTTTGCAATGAAGTAGCCTGTGATTTAAACTATGATAGATTAAAGTTTATTTATGGTGACATCAAGGACTTTAAGGAAATGGATAAGGTTGACATGGTGGTTACTCTCCATGCCTGTGATACGGCTACAGATGCCGCCCTAGTCAAAGCTGTAAACTGGGATGCTCAAGCTATACTATCAGTACCATGCTGTCAGCATGAGCTTTTTGATATCATACATAATCCTATAATGATTCCTATGGAGAAGCATGGAATTATAAGAGAAAAGCTATCATCTTTAGTGACAGATAGTATTAGAGCAAATATTTTAGAAATATTAGGTTATTCGACTCAGCTTTTAGAATTTATAGACATGGAGCATACTCCTAAAAATATACTTATTAGGGCCATAAAAACACCTCACCCAAATAAAGATGCTATATCACAATATTTAGACTTTAAGAAATTTTGGCATATACAGGAGCTTTACATAGAAAAAGCACTTGGAGAAAGATTAAAAAAGCATTTTAGCCAATAA
- a CDS encoding glycosyltransferase, whose product MSRKKNLSFCVITYNDEQDIEKSLLSIKDFVDEIIVVDIGSEDLTICKAEQIGAKVYQFKWNYDFSEVKNFCLDKAKGRWVLFLQANELILKEEFENIHLLLDNPNIEGYLLDIDYNFEKHRIHSPVQSLRLFRNRKEYRFKHRVFERIPDEILRNVRESGIHILQQSNHNLASKFDIFIKLLEEDTNNHFEDSYLQYIYGIELLNQKRYRESIVCLEISRKNLNYDYLFAPHLFKCLSWALITINEYHKALDVLEEGIKAFPLYTDLFVLRGEIRKQLKQYDEAIKDLEISIKTMKQSHLMVPKPEVDISVIFEELGDIHGSLFNYQRASVYYQQAYKINHKNRELLYKIGKLAKRISSIDLLDNILKAAIEERDIEKLVTIMDIFFQKREYKRVLELVEYLENLIGKGEESESIKFTCHLMLGDLGKAMFYFTAINRDSSFYNHALLKLVEKYWSNSQWQEAKQLILEMTKIENIRMETKRLYITLHQLLAQGESDYILTTAQEYEIVNSLMESFLWLRQQDKAQLLLPLILKEREEEQYINIAEVWAEINDYKTLENIFYFISNKQKQKEFKQKIIVSLLNNGYIETAEKIINLGNFQSLEGLEHLVWAKNFINKIVQWINSIIKMNTNYYDLNIFEAQVSSKPSKDLIELYYSLGLDDNNPDKDTYVSKAENLTIVKIYEDIGDFFLRTSKYKEALTAYLNIIINDPLNQEAIEKLVDILKINFNEYLNFIEKKYSFIEAFYFERRQDFLNYTVGCIYFKNNKIEEALKYFLKIGEDMPIYMIALAYIISSFMILGEEEKAVVYLSEKNRMPYIFKLILQICKNHALNILNKECNESLYNELFEQGRQKILDKAILLF is encoded by the coding sequence ATGTCCAGGAAAAAAAACTTAAGTTTCTGTGTCATAACATATAATGATGAACAGGATATTGAAAAAAGTTTGTTAAGTATCAAAGATTTTGTAGATGAAATAATAGTAGTAGATATTGGATCAGAAGATTTAACTATTTGTAAAGCAGAGCAAATAGGCGCTAAAGTATATCAGTTTAAATGGAACTATGATTTCAGCGAGGTAAAGAATTTTTGCTTAGATAAAGCTAAAGGAAGATGGGTTTTATTTCTTCAAGCTAACGAGCTTATTCTTAAAGAAGAGTTTGAAAATATCCATTTACTTTTAGATAATCCAAATATAGAAGGGTATCTATTGGATATAGACTATAATTTTGAAAAGCATCGAATTCATTCTCCAGTTCAATCTCTGCGCTTGTTTAGGAATCGCAAGGAATATCGCTTTAAGCATAGAGTATTTGAAAGAATTCCAGATGAAATATTAAGGAATGTAAGAGAGTCAGGTATTCATATTCTTCAACAATCTAATCATAACTTGGCAAGTAAGTTTGACATTTTTATAAAATTATTAGAAGAGGATACTAATAACCACTTTGAAGATAGCTATCTACAATATATATATGGAATAGAGTTATTAAATCAAAAAAGATATAGAGAAAGCATAGTATGCTTAGAAATATCAAGAAAAAACTTAAATTATGATTATTTATTTGCTCCACATTTGTTTAAGTGCTTAAGCTGGGCATTGATTACTATAAATGAATATCATAAGGCACTAGATGTTTTGGAGGAGGGGATAAAAGCATTTCCCTTATATACTGATTTGTTTGTCCTAAGAGGAGAGATACGTAAACAACTTAAACAGTATGATGAGGCTATTAAAGATTTAGAAATAAGTATTAAAACGATGAAGCAATCGCATCTTATGGTGCCTAAGCCAGAGGTTGATATTTCGGTTATCTTTGAAGAGCTCGGCGATATACATGGTAGCTTATTTAACTATCAACGTGCTAGTGTCTATTACCAGCAGGCTTATAAAATAAACCATAAAAATAGAGAACTATTATATAAAATTGGTAAGTTGGCTAAAAGGATCAGTTCTATTGATTTATTAGATAATATATTAAAGGCAGCAATTGAGGAAAGGGATATTGAAAAATTAGTGACAATTATGGATATTTTTTTTCAAAAAAGAGAATATAAAAGAGTTTTAGAACTTGTAGAGTACTTAGAAAATTTAATAGGAAAAGGAGAAGAAAGTGAAAGCATTAAATTTACTTGTCACTTAATGCTAGGAGACTTAGGAAAAGCAATGTTTTATTTCACTGCTATTAATAGAGACAGCTCTTTTTACAATCATGCTCTACTGAAGCTTGTAGAAAAGTATTGGTCTAATAGCCAATGGCAAGAGGCTAAACAGTTAATATTAGAAATGACTAAAATAGAAAATATACGCATGGAAACAAAAAGATTATATATAACATTACACCAGCTGCTAGCTCAAGGTGAATCAGATTATATTTTAACAACCGCACAGGAATATGAAATTGTTAACTCTCTAATGGAAAGCTTTTTATGGCTAAGACAACAAGATAAGGCTCAGTTATTACTACCGCTAATTTTAAAGGAAAGAGAAGAGGAGCAGTATATCAATATAGCAGAAGTATGGGCAGAGATAAATGATTATAAAACTTTAGAAAACATCTTTTATTTTATATCTAATAAACAAAAGCAGAAGGAATTTAAGCAAAAAATTATAGTAAGTCTATTGAATAATGGATACATAGAAACAGCTGAGAAAATAATTAATTTAGGAAATTTTCAGTCATTGGAAGGGCTAGAACATTTAGTATGGGCTAAGAATTTCATTAACAAGATTGTCCAATGGATAAATAGCATTATCAAAATGAATACTAACTATTATGATTTAAATATTTTCGAAGCTCAAGTATCTTCTAAACCAAGTAAGGATTTAATAGAACTTTATTATAGCTTAGGCCTAGATGATAATAACCCAGATAAAGATACTTATGTTTCTAAAGCTGAAAATCTTACAATCGTAAAAATCTATGAAGACATAGGGGACTTTTTTTTAAGAACAAGTAAATATAAAGAAGCTTTAACAGCATATCTAAACATAATAATAAATGACCCCTTAAATCAAGAAGCCATAGAAAAATTAGTAGATATTTTAAAAATAAATTTCAACGAGTATTTGAATTTTATTGAAAAAAAATATTCATTTATAGAGGCTTTTTACTTTGAGCGAAGACAAGATTTTTTAAACTATACAGTGGGATGCATATATTTTAAGAATAACAAAATTGAAGAAGCTCTAAAATATTTTTTAAAAATAGGAGAAGATATGCCTATTTATATGATTGCTCTTGCCTACATTATAAGTAGCTTCATGATTTTAGGAGAAGAAGAAAAAGCAGTAGTATATTTAAGTGAAAAAAATAGAATGCCATATATATTCAAATTAATACTTCAAATTTGTAAAAATCACGCTCTAAATATACTCAATAAAGAGTGTAATGAATCTCTATACAATGAGTTATTTGAGCAGGGAAGGCAGAAAATTCTAGACAAAGCTATTCTGCTGTTTTGA
- a CDS encoding ABC transporter substrate-binding protein, which translates to MKKFLALVLSLVLVLGLVACNSSNTATGNVTNNEGSQNGTTEPKVEEAKIATEITSPVEIEFWHAMGGANGEALQKLTDDFNAANENIIIKLVNQGGYRDLFDKLMGAAKAKQLPAIAQIYSNRLSWYVSKGLVEDLNPYIENEKVGLTKEEIDDFPKLFLEDGIWDGKQYAMPFNKSQMVLYYNVDMLNEAGLEVPTTWDEWKEAARKLTVDKDGNGEPEIYGLVLANNLSTDIAPWVKQAGGEIISEKEDKINFNTPETKEAVEFLNSMIQEKIARLAGEDKNANVPLQQGRAAMCVASTSSIPYLEKDSMEGLNWFAAPLPGYKTNDQLFYGTNVTVFNTLSPEEKLAAWEYVKFLTSVESTAYFSQQTGYLPVRKSVQELDSYKAFLEEKPVKAISFPSMEIGFQGARNIGEINALDVLGEELDLVFSNEKSIDDALKDAQERGERAMQEARNN; encoded by the coding sequence GTGAAAAAGTTTTTAGCACTAGTATTATCATTAGTTTTAGTTTTGGGACTTGTTGCATGTAACAGTTCAAATACTGCAACAGGAAATGTAACAAACAATGAAGGTAGTCAAAATGGGACTACTGAACCAAAGGTTGAAGAAGCAAAAATTGCAACTGAAATTACCAGCCCAGTCGAAATTGAATTTTGGCATGCAATGGGTGGAGCAAATGGTGAAGCTCTCCAAAAACTAACAGATGACTTTAATGCAGCCAATGAAAATATAATTATAAAACTTGTAAATCAAGGCGGGTACAGAGATTTGTTTGATAAATTAATGGGAGCGGCAAAGGCTAAGCAACTTCCTGCAATAGCTCAAATATACTCAAATAGATTATCTTGGTATGTATCTAAAGGACTTGTAGAAGATTTAAACCCATATATAGAAAATGAAAAGGTTGGATTAACAAAAGAAGAAATTGATGATTTCCCAAAATTATTTTTAGAAGATGGTATATGGGATGGAAAGCAGTATGCTATGCCATTTAATAAAAGCCAAATGGTTCTTTACTATAATGTGGACATGCTTAATGAAGCAGGTTTAGAAGTACCGACAACATGGGACGAATGGAAAGAAGCAGCTAGAAAACTGACTGTAGATAAAGATGGAAATGGTGAACCTGAAATATATGGATTAGTTTTAGCAAATAATCTTTCAACTGATATAGCACCATGGGTTAAACAAGCAGGCGGAGAAATCATTAGTGAAAAAGAAGATAAGATTAACTTTAATACACCTGAAACAAAAGAAGCAGTAGAATTTTTAAATAGTATGATACAAGAAAAAATAGCAAGACTTGCAGGAGAAGATAAAAATGCTAACGTTCCACTACAACAAGGAAGAGCGGCTATGTGTGTAGCTTCAACATCATCAATTCCTTACTTGGAAAAAGATTCGATGGAAGGATTAAATTGGTTTGCAGCACCACTTCCAGGATACAAAACAAATGACCAATTATTCTATGGTACAAATGTGACTGTATTTAACACTTTATCACCAGAGGAAAAATTAGCAGCTTGGGAATATGTAAAATTCCTTACAAGCGTAGAAAGTACTGCATATTTCTCACAACAAACAGGATATCTACCTGTTAGAAAATCAGTACAAGAGTTAGATAGCTATAAAGCATTCTTAGAAGAAAAACCAGTAAAGGCCATTTCATTCCCAAGTATGGAAATTGGTTTCCAAGGTGCAAGAAATATTGGAGAAATAAATGCTCTTGATGTTTTAGGTGAAGAGTTAGACCTAGTATTCAGCAATGAAAAATCTATAGATGATGCTCTTAAAGATGCTCAAGAAAGAGGAGAAAGAGCAATGCAAGAGGCCAGAAATAACTAA
- a CDS encoding DUF1294 domain-containing protein, whose protein sequence is MIVPSFLSNFSYLEIAFTVYRIAISLISFIVVGIDKSKSRKGDWRVREATLIILAFLGGAIGVLFGMVFFNHKTKKQKFYLGIPAIYILNRIMTTIITLYLIK, encoded by the coding sequence ATGATAGTGCCTAGTTTTTTAAGTAACTTTTCATATTTGGAAATAGCATTTACAGTCTATAGAATTGCAATTAGTTTAATTTCATTCATTGTAGTAGGAATAGATAAATCAAAGTCTAGAAAAGGAGACTGGAGAGTTAGGGAGGCTACGCTAATCATACTAGCCTTTCTTGGAGGAGCTATTGGTGTACTATTTGGAATGGTGTTTTTTAATCATAAAACAAAAAAACAAAAGTTTTATTTAGGAATTCCTGCTATTTACATATTAAATAGAATTATGACTACAATAATAACACTATATTTAATCAAATAA
- a CDS encoding DUF4183 domain-containing protein, with protein sequence MATTLFKLVMNAVTTTITDTNPEVEKYFYKLRNNEVVGSTIVIPAVQFTDDAGNTMTGNLVTTDPDNGYYLLFVNGALQQSSLFTVSTNGSQVEILTQASTVPISAPITLVVNNFAPSSTSTTTVTT encoded by the coding sequence ATGGCTACAACCTTATTTAAACTTGTAATGAATGCTGTTACTACTACAATAACTGATACAAATCCAGAAGTTGAAAAATACTTTTATAAGCTTAGAAATAATGAAGTCGTAGGAAGTACTATAGTTATTCCTGCTGTTCAATTTACAGACGATGCTGGAAATACAATGACGGGAAACTTAGTAACTACTGATCCTGATAATGGATATTATTTGCTTTTTGTTAATGGTGCACTACAACAATCAAGTTTGTTTACAGTTAGTACAAATGGTTCTCAAGTCGAAATCCTTACTCAAGCGTCTACAGTTCCAATAAGTGCACCCATCACTTTAGTAGTAAATAACTTCGCCCCATCCTCAACTTCTACTACAACAGTAACAACCTAG
- a CDS encoding CCA tRNA nucleotidyltransferase — protein sequence MKLTYPKEVDIIFKKLKSNGYSRYIVGGCVRDILLGIEPFDWDICTDAKPEDIQRVFKDFYTIPTGLKHGTITVVINNKSFEVTTFRTDKDYVDNRRPRAVEFTTNIYEDLKRRDFTINALAYNEVDGLIDCFNGQSDLNNKIIRTVGNPNERFSEDALRIIRGVRFSAQLGFEIEENTALAMTDNKELINNLSKERIREELIKILMTDRPSYGIRSLVSLKLIECIIPELIECVGFEQKNLNHHKDVFEHIMEVLDNTEKDIILRLAALFHDIGKPKCFTVDENGKGHFYGHHKVSAEMAEKILTRLKFDNRTIDTVRLLVNEHMSRYNFLREKSIKKFINKVGIDNLERLFKLQFADIKGSAPPHDFTNVECLRNECIRIINEKEPMTVKDLDINGHDIMNLGVAQGKEIGDMLNYLLEIVLENPELNNKDILLALVNQKLG from the coding sequence ATGAAATTAACATATCCTAAAGAGGTTGATATCATATTCAAGAAGCTAAAAAGTAACGGATATTCTAGGTACATTGTAGGAGGTTGCGTAAGAGACATTCTGTTAGGCATAGAACCATTTGATTGGGATATATGTACAGATGCAAAACCAGAGGATATACAAAGAGTTTTTAAAGACTTTTATACTATACCTACTGGTCTGAAACATGGAACCATAACAGTAGTGATAAATAATAAAAGTTTTGAAGTTACAACATTTAGAACTGATAAGGACTATGTAGACAATAGAAGACCTAGAGCTGTAGAATTCACTACTAATATTTATGAGGATTTAAAACGAAGAGATTTTACAATCAATGCCCTTGCATACAATGAAGTTGATGGATTGATTGATTGTTTTAATGGACAAAGTGACTTAAATAATAAGATAATTAGAACTGTAGGCAATCCTAATGAAAGGTTTAGTGAAGATGCTCTAAGGATTATAAGAGGAGTAAGGTTTTCTGCACAGCTAGGCTTTGAAATTGAAGAAAATACAGCTTTAGCTATGACAGATAATAAAGAGCTTATTAATAATCTAAGCAAGGAGAGAATAAGAGAAGAACTCATTAAGATACTTATGACAGATAGACCCTCTTATGGAATTAGGTCATTAGTTTCGCTTAAACTCATAGAATGTATAATACCAGAGCTTATTGAATGTGTTGGTTTTGAACAAAAGAACCTAAATCATCACAAAGATGTGTTTGAACATATTATGGAGGTACTGGATAATACAGAAAAGGATATTATTCTAAGACTCGCAGCGCTTTTTCATGATATTGGAAAGCCTAAGTGTTTTACAGTAGACGAAAATGGAAAAGGCCACTTTTATGGACATCATAAAGTAAGTGCTGAAATGGCAGAAAAGATACTGACAAGGCTTAAATTTGATAATAGGACAATAGATACTGTAAGACTCCTAGTTAATGAACATATGTCTAGATATAATTTTTTGAGGGAGAAAAGCATAAAAAAATTTATTAATAAAGTAGGTATAGATAATCTAGAGAGACTTTTTAAGCTTCAATTTGCAGATATAAAAGGCTCTGCACCACCACATGATTTTACAAATGTTGAGTGCTTGAGAAATGAGTGTATTAGAATAATCAATGAAAAAGAGCCAATGACTGTAAAAGATTTAGATATTAATGGTCATGATATAATGAATCTAGGAGTAGCTCAAGGCAAGGAAATAGGAGACATGCTCAATTATTTATTAGAGATTGTACTAGAAAATCCTGAACTAAATAATAAAGATATTTTATTAGCTTTGGTAAATCAAAAATTAGGTTAG
- a CDS encoding ABC transporter ATP-binding protein yields MRIKLENLSKKFDTVDAVKNLNIIIEDGELVSILGPSGCGKSTTLFLIAGLHKLSSGDIFFGDKKVNEVEAEDREIGMVFQSYALYPHMTVLKNIMFPLKMKKVPKKEAEAQAKEIAELMHIDELLDRKPSQLSGGQQQRVAIARALVKKPKILLLDEPLSNLDARLRIELRDEIKHIQKQVGITTIFVTHDQEEAMSISDKILLMKDGECQQYDTPKEMYMNPANEFVARFLGNPPINLLSGKYFKANNSIKVDDSDIEISLDKYTVNLNNSKEHVTIGIRPEDIYITDKDYSFIGNIISLQTLGKEIYVKTKVGKWEIIMVAPWDQDLRIGDRIALGIKKLHIF; encoded by the coding sequence ATGAGAATAAAATTAGAAAATCTATCAAAAAAATTTGATACAGTAGATGCAGTGAAAAACCTTAATATAATTATTGAAGATGGAGAACTAGTTTCCATACTGGGTCCTAGTGGATGTGGAAAAAGTACTACTCTATTTTTAATAGCAGGACTTCATAAATTATCCTCTGGGGATATTTTTTTTGGTGACAAAAAGGTAAACGAAGTAGAAGCAGAGGATAGAGAAATAGGAATGGTATTTCAAAGCTATGCATTATATCCACATATGACTGTTTTAAAGAATATAATGTTTCCATTAAAAATGAAGAAGGTCCCTAAAAAAGAAGCAGAGGCTCAAGCAAAGGAAATAGCAGAATTAATGCATATAGATGAGCTACTAGATCGCAAACCATCTCAGCTATCAGGAGGACAACAACAGAGGGTTGCTATTGCAAGAGCCTTAGTTAAGAAACCTAAAATACTGCTTTTAGACGAGCCTTTGTCAAATTTGGATGCAAGATTAAGGATAGAGCTTAGAGATGAAATTAAGCACATACAAAAACAAGTTGGTATTACGACCATATTTGTAACTCATGATCAAGAAGAGGCTATGAGTATATCAGATAAAATATTATTGATGAAGGATGGAGAGTGTCAGCAATATGACACACCAAAAGAAATGTATATGAATCCTGCAAATGAATTTGTTGCAAGATTTTTGGGAAATCCACCTATTAATCTTTTAAGCGGGAAGTATTTTAAGGCTAATAATTCTATCAAAGTAGATGATTCAGATATAGAAATTAGTTTAGATAAATACACAGTTAATCTAAATAATAGCAAAGAACATGTGACAATAGGAATCAGACCTGAGGATATATATATAACTGACAAAGACTATTCTTTTATAGGGAATATTATAAGCTTACAAACTTTAGGAAAAGAAATATATGTAAAAACAAAAGTAGGTAAATGGGAGATTATTATGGTAGCTCCTTGGGACCAAGACTTAAGAATTGGAGATAGGATTGCTTTAGGGATTAAGAAACTTCATATCTTCTAG
- a CDS encoding sugar ABC transporter permease, whose translation MKKPALIEKLLKNKELKALLYLLPALLIITVFQIYPILKSLAMSFYTDFDYLTDEVYKRGLDNFQYVLTDPDFYLALKNTFIFVLGAVPLSIIASLGFALLLNSNIKLKNFFRSVYFIPFITSTVAVSIVWRWMFNKEFGMVNSILMIFGIDKINWLTNPKMTIPMLVLLSVWKGMGYKIIIFLAGLQNIDEKYYLAAKIDGASVWKRFTSITIPLLTPTLFFVSITSVIGSFKLFDEVFVLYDKQTGPLKSGLTIVYYIYNKFNRYWQFSIASAAAFVLFVIILIFTLIQLRIGQKKTNY comes from the coding sequence GTGAAAAAACCAGCATTAATAGAAAAGCTACTTAAAAATAAAGAGCTTAAAGCCTTGTTATATCTATTGCCAGCTTTGCTGATTATAACTGTATTTCAAATATATCCTATTTTAAAATCTCTTGCTATGAGTTTTTATACTGATTTTGATTATCTAACAGATGAAGTATACAAGAGAGGACTAGATAACTTTCAATATGTATTAACTGATCCAGACTTTTATCTGGCTCTTAAAAATACTTTTATATTTGTTTTAGGAGCAGTACCACTGTCCATAATCGCTTCTTTAGGCTTTGCTTTACTTTTGAATTCTAATATAAAGTTAAAGAATTTTTTTAGAAGTGTATACTTTATACCTTTTATCACATCTACTGTTGCTGTTTCAATAGTATGGCGGTGGATGTTTAATAAAGAATTTGGGATGGTAAATTCAATACTCATGATATTTGGTATAGATAAGATAAACTGGCTGACAAATCCTAAGATGACTATACCGATGCTAGTTTTATTAAGTGTATGGAAGGGAATGGGGTACAAAATAATTATTTTCCTAGCAGGGCTTCAGAATATAGATGAAAAATATTATTTAGCAGCTAAAATAGATGGAGCATCTGTATGGAAGAGATTTACTTCCATAACTATACCACTTCTTACTCCAACATTATTCTTTGTATCAATAACATCAGTAATTGGCTCTTTTAAACTGTTTGATGAGGTATTTGTCTTATACGATAAGCAGACAGGTCCCCTTAAGAGTGGGCTTACGATTGTCTATTATATATACAACAAATTTAACAGATATTGGCAGTTTTCAATAGCCTCAGCAGCAGCATTTGTTTTGTTTGTCATTATTCTAATATTTACCTTAATTCAGCTTAGGATTGGACAAAAGAAAACTAACTATTGA
- a CDS encoding CD3072 family TudS-related putative desulfidase produces the protein MDKVKKVILLSHCVINEKSKVKKIEFNPPGDIKEFINLLIDNEIGIIQLPCPELTCYGLKRWGHVKEQFDTPHYRKMCRMLFQPYLEQIKEYLANGYEIIGLIGIEGSPTCGIYKTCSGKWGGQLGNNPYLQDTLNTIKLADESGILIEEIKNILNDNNISFPLIDYNKNDMATFMEKIKPIIK, from the coding sequence TTGGATAAAGTTAAAAAAGTCATTTTATTATCTCATTGCGTGATAAATGAGAAATCAAAGGTGAAAAAGATCGAATTTAATCCGCCTGGGGATATTAAAGAATTTATTAATTTGCTCATAGATAATGAAATTGGAATTATACAACTACCTTGTCCTGAACTAACTTGCTATGGCTTAAAACGTTGGGGGCATGTAAAAGAGCAATTTGACACACCTCACTATAGGAAAATGTGTAGAATGCTATTTCAACCTTATCTCGAGCAAATTAAAGAATATCTTGCAAATGGATACGAAATAATTGGACTAATTGGCATAGAGGGTAGTCCTACTTGTGGAATATATAAGACATGCTCTGGTAAATGGGGAGGACAGTTAGGTAACAATCCTTATCTTCAGGATACTTTGAACACTATAAAATTAGCAGATGAAAGTGGAATTCTGATAGAAGAGATAAAAAATATTCTTAATGATAATAATATTTCTTTTCCTCTTATTGATTATAACAAGAATGACATGGCTACTTTTATGGAAAAAATTAAACCAATAATAAAATAA
- a CDS encoding carbohydrate ABC transporter permease, translated as MKKRLLYKTIIYMLLLLGATFILLPFIWMISTSLKPSNEVLIMPPKWIPSKLVWENYKIAFESAPFKRYFLNSVFVAAMVTVGELITTILAAFAFSRIKFRGRELLFSILIATMMVPGEVLIIPNFVTLSKLGWIDSYKALIIPWCASIYAIFLLRQYFLGIPEQLYYSAKIDGCSDFKFLWLIMVPLAKPALITLAILKIINSWNSFMWPLIVTNSEHMRTLPVALSAFSSEAGIDYNVLMAASTMIIVPVFIIYLILQKHIVAGISRTGIKG; from the coding sequence ATGAAAAAAAGACTCTTATATAAAACAATTATATATATGCTTTTACTATTAGGGGCAACGTTTATTCTTTTACCATTTATATGGATGATTTCAACATCTCTTAAGCCATCCAATGAAGTTCTAATAATGCCCCCAAAGTGGATACCATCAAAACTAGTTTGGGAAAACTACAAGATTGCTTTTGAATCTGCTCCATTTAAAAGGTATTTCCTAAATAGTGTTTTTGTAGCTGCTATGGTTACAGTAGGTGAGCTAATTACAACTATATTAGCTGCATTTGCCTTTTCTAGGATTAAGTTTAGAGGAAGAGAGCTACTGTTTTCTATTCTAATAGCTACTATGATGGTTCCAGGAGAGGTTTTGATAATACCAAATTTTGTTACGCTAAGTAAATTGGGCTGGATAGATTCATATAAGGCTTTAATAATTCCTTGGTGTGCAAGTATATATGCAATATTTTTACTTAGGCAGTACTTTCTTGGAATACCTGAACAGCTATATTATTCAGCAAAGATAGATGGATGCTCTGACTTTAAATTTTTATGGCTAATAATGGTCCCATTGGCAAAGCCAGCTCTTATAACACTAGCAATACTTAAAATTATAAACAGCTGGAACTCATTTATGTGGCCACTAATAGTTACTAATTCAGAGCACATGAGAACATTGCCTGTAGCACTTTCCGCCTTTTCTTCTGAGGCAGGAATAGACTATAATGTGCTGATGGCAGCTTCTACAATGATCATAGTTCCTGTTTTTATAATCTATTTGATTCTCCAAAAGCACATAGTTGCAGGGATATCACGTACAGGTATAAAAGGATAA